A genomic stretch from Setaria italica strain Yugu1 chromosome VII, Setaria_italica_v2.0, whole genome shotgun sequence includes:
- the LOC101770228 gene encoding uncharacterized protein LOC101770228 isoform X1 translates to MDAASMLEVYRRDRRRLLGFLLSAGGGGGRALDLSRVDLDAVSADYALECVAAGAQFDASEATRRYFDERRYPIMIGSPSGNSYFLLSRPEPSDSPPKEAAPSIGSQAPQQENSSPVGQPRDFFRDAINTSGIGYGTRDDNLADISPQQVKEVDILSLGLPRLSTELSDDDMRETAYEVLLASLFVSGKVHFSEEKREKKNKFLKGLRTKTEVSNSTPQVEDGYAHILDLIRVQMEISESMDALTKRALRHINLKMVKGQLDVPRISLQLLSSVGKLDFPTERLRVQWQKRQATVLEELLLSSASLEYDMSETLQIVLSKLKDTEDWVVSVPEGRVEVLTIIERYNSKLSALTKKFNLKEETYHWTHNYHVNFRLYEKLLCSVFDILEDGQLVEEADEILETAKLTWPILGITEKLHGIFYAWVLFQKFAQTGETLLLKHASLQIQKLLLHHDIEELEVYTNSFICSADACGGDRALSLADSALLKINSWCRRQLENYHAHFSKKNYSIFEATLNLALLLVKTPPEDDCEEVLLIESPVGSTPESKLVHLLIVRSIHAAYKQALISSDGRSETEIKHPLTILANELKLVAEKECSAFSPILHKYYPEAQGVALIFLHMLYGKQLELFLERTDHLENSKEILAASNNFELFIAEKLRSVYGEAGSSFSNYLKPYMIGCLSSPLILQWLHAQHENVLEWTKRTIGIEDWTPLSVHEKQATSVVEVFRIVEESVDQFFNTSLPLDIVHLRSLLIGITSSLEVYLLHMENQQVSGSTLLPRAPVLTRYAESMNPFAKRKLIEPTVPEEKVATKLNNLTVPKLCVKLNTLQFIRDQLDAIEEGIKRSWISVLSATRLLDYLSCIASGRPISENSSSSDESIDELFTIFDDVRMTAVNITDTILNFIGTRAVFYDMRDSLLFSLYRDSVEGARMQIFIPTIDQVLDQVCDLIVDVLRDQVVLRIFQACMEGLIWVLLDGGPSRAFLETDVDLMQQDLAMLKDLFIAEGQGLPLDVVEREAKQAQQILDLYMLKADIIIEMLINASDQMSHHLEVSSARRRHVHDAHTLLRVLCHKKDKIASTFLRIQYHLPRSSDYDDLPVKDVSSKVPMFSDMLKRGTSFNWSETGQQSFRVMKKKLQEATWQ, encoded by the exons ATGGACGCGGCGTCGATGCTGGAGGTGTACCGCCGCGACCGGCGCAGGCTGCTCGgcttcctcctctccgccggcggcgggggcggccgcgcGCTCGACCTCTCCCGCGtcgacctcgacgccgtcaGCGCCGACTACGCACTCGAGTGCGTTGCCGCCG GCGCGCAGTTTGATGCTTCGGAGGCCACGAGGAGGTACTTCGACGAGAGAAGGTACCCGATCATG ATTGGGTCGCCATCAGGGAActcttattttcttctttcaagGCCAGAACCATCTGATTCCCCTCCAAAGGAAGCAGCACCTAGCATTGGCTCCCAGGCACCTCAACAGGAGAACTCAAGTCCAGTAGGGCAACCAAGAGATTTTTTCAGAGATGCTATTAATACCTCAGGAATTGGCTATGGCACGAGAGATGATAATTTGGCAGATATTTCTCCTCAGCAAGTAAAGGAAGTGGATATTCTTTCTCTAGGTTTGCCTAGGTTAAGCACAG aactgtcTGATGATGATATGAGAGAAACAGCTTATGAGGTGCTTCTCGCTTCTCTATTTGTCAG CGGAAAAGTACACTTCTCTgaagagaaaagggaaaagaagaaCAAATTCTTGAAGGGTCTAAGGACAAAGACAGAAGTATCAAATTCAACACCTCAGGTGGAAGATGGCTATGCCCACATTCTTGATTTGATCCGAGTACAAATGGAG ATTTCAGAATCTATGGATGCATTGACTAAACGAGCTTTAAGGCATATTAATTTGAAGATGGTGAAAGGACAGCTTGATGTGCCTCGTATATCATTACAGCTCTTAAGTTCTGTTGGCAAACTTGATTTTCCAACCGAAAGATTGCGTGTACAGTGGCAGAAAAGACAG GCAACTGTTCTTGAAGAATTACTTCTGTCCTCAGCATCTCTTGAGTATGATATGAGTGAAACATTGCAGATAGTTCTCTCTAAGCTAAAAGATACAGAG GACTGGGTTGTGAGTGTTCCTGAGGGCCGCGTCGAGGTCTTGACTATCATTGAAAGATATAACTCAAAACTTTCTGCACTGACCAAGAAGTTCAACCTTAAAGAGGAGACCTACCATTGGACCCATAACTATCATGTCAACTTTAGGTTATATGAGAAGTTGCTTTGCAGTGTATTTGATATTCTCGAAGATGGACAACTTGTAGAG GAGGCTGATGAAATACTGGAAACAGCAAAGCTAACCTGGCCTATACTGGGCATTACTGAGAAGTTGCATGGCATCTTCTATGCTTGGGTCCTTTTCCAGAAG TTCGCTCAAACTGGGGAAACTCTTCTACTGAAACATGCAAGCCTCCAGATACAGAAACTTCTATTGCATCACGACATTGAAGAACTAGAGGTGTATACAAACAGCTTTATTTGTTCTGCCGATGCCTGTGGTGGTGACAGGGCTCTAAGTTTGGCTGACAGTGCCCTTCTTAAAATAAATTCCTGGTGCCGCAGACAACTAGAGAATTATCATGCACACTTTAGTAAG AAAAACTACTCGATCTTTGAGGCCACACTGAACTTGGCATTACTTTTGGTGAAAACCCCACCTGAGGATGATTGTGAAGAAGTCCTG CTCATTGAGAGCCCAGTTGGGAGTACACCAGAATCAAAATTGGTTCATTTACTCATTGTCAGATCCATTCACGCTGCATATAAGCAA GCCCTAATTTCATCAGACGGACGATCAGAAACTGAAATTAAGCATCCATTGACAATCCTTGCAAATGAGCTAAAGTTGGTGGCAGAGAAAGAGTGCAGTGCGTTCAGTCCAATACTTCACAAGTACTATCCTGAAGCTCAGGGAGTAGCTCTAATTTTCTTACACATGCTGTATGGAAAACAATTG GAACTATTCTTGGAAAGGACAGATCATTTGGAAAACTCAAAAGAGATACTGGCAGCATCGAATAATTTTGAGCTCTTTATAGCTGAGAAGCTTCGCTCAGTGTACGGGGAAGCAGGGTCTTCATTCTCCAACTATTTAAAGCCCTACATG ATAGGTTGCTTATCATCACCTCTTATTCTCCAATGGCTGCATGCTCAACATGAAAATGTCTTGGAGTGGACAAAACGTACTATTGGGATAGAG GACTGGACGCCTTTATCAGTTCATGAGAAACAAGCAACATCAGTGGTAGAAGTATTCCGGATTGTGGAAGAG AGTGTTGATCAGTTCTTTAATACGAGCCTACCTCTCGATATTGTCCACTTGCGAAGTCTACTTATCGGAATCACTAGCAGTCTTGAAGTCTATTTGCTTCACATGGAAAATCAACAAG TTTCTGGATCTACCCTGCTTCCTAGGGCTCCAGTCTTGACACGTTATGCAGAATCAATGAATCcatttgcaaaaagaaaacttATTGAACCTACAGTTCCTGAAGAAAAGGTGGCTACTAAATTGAACAATTTGACGGTGCCTAAATTATGTGTGAAGCTCAACACCCTTCAA TTCATCAGGGACCAACTTGATGCTATAGAAGAAGGCATCAAACGATCCTGGATCTCTGTCTTGTCAG CTACCAGATTGTTGGACTATTTGTCTTGCATTGCTAGTGGAAGACCTATTTCAGAAAACTCATCATCCTCTGATGAATCGATCGATGAGTTGTTCacaatttttgatgatgtgcgAATGACTGCTGTGAACATAACTGACACGATCTTGAACTTCATTG GAACAAGGGCTGTATTCTATGATATGCGGGACTCGCTTCTTTTCTCCTTGTACCGAGACAGCGTTGAAGGAGCACGCATGCAGATATTTATCCCTACAATTGATCAA GTTCTTGATCAAGTATGTGATTTGATTGTCGATGTTTTAAGAGACCAAGTTGTGCTCAGAATATTTCAAGCTTGCATG GAAGGACTCATTTGGGTCCTTCTGGATGGAGGCCCATCCCGTGCATTTTTGGAGACAGATGTGGACTTGATGCAACAAGATCTTGCTATGCTCAAG GATCTCTTTATAGCAGAAGGCCAAGGTTTACCACTAGATGTAGTTGAAAGGGAGGCTAAACAAGCTCAGCAGATATTGGACCTATATATGCTGAAG GCTGATATAATTATTGAAATGCTGATAAATGCAAGTGACCAAATGTCTCACCATCTTGAAGTTTCAAGTGCTCGAAGAAGACATGTACATGATGCACATACCCTTCTTCGAGTTTTGTGTCATAAGAAGGATAAAATTGCCTCTACGTTCTTGAGAATTCAATACCACCTTCCAAGGTCGTCAG ATTATGATGACCTTCCTGTGAAGGACGTGTCATCTAAAGTACCTATGTTTTCAGACATGCTTAAGAGAGGTACCTCATTCAATTGGTCAGAGACAGGGCAGCAAAGCTTTCGGGTTATGAAGAAGAAACTGCAAGAAGCTACTTGGCAGTAA
- the LOC101770228 gene encoding uncharacterized protein LOC101770228 isoform X2, with amino-acid sequence MIGSPSGNSYFLLSRPEPSDSPPKEAAPSIGSQAPQQENSSPVGQPRDFFRDAINTSGIGYGTRDDNLADISPQQVKEVDILSLGLPRLSTELSDDDMRETAYEVLLASLFVSGKVHFSEEKREKKNKFLKGLRTKTEVSNSTPQVEDGYAHILDLIRVQMEISESMDALTKRALRHINLKMVKGQLDVPRISLQLLSSVGKLDFPTERLRVQWQKRQATVLEELLLSSASLEYDMSETLQIVLSKLKDTEDWVVSVPEGRVEVLTIIERYNSKLSALTKKFNLKEETYHWTHNYHVNFRLYEKLLCSVFDILEDGQLVEEADEILETAKLTWPILGITEKLHGIFYAWVLFQKFAQTGETLLLKHASLQIQKLLLHHDIEELEVYTNSFICSADACGGDRALSLADSALLKINSWCRRQLENYHAHFSKKNYSIFEATLNLALLLVKTPPEDDCEEVLLIESPVGSTPESKLVHLLIVRSIHAAYKQALISSDGRSETEIKHPLTILANELKLVAEKECSAFSPILHKYYPEAQGVALIFLHMLYGKQLELFLERTDHLENSKEILAASNNFELFIAEKLRSVYGEAGSSFSNYLKPYMIGCLSSPLILQWLHAQHENVLEWTKRTIGIEDWTPLSVHEKQATSVVEVFRIVEESVDQFFNTSLPLDIVHLRSLLIGITSSLEVYLLHMENQQVSGSTLLPRAPVLTRYAESMNPFAKRKLIEPTVPEEKVATKLNNLTVPKLCVKLNTLQFIRDQLDAIEEGIKRSWISVLSATRLLDYLSCIASGRPISENSSSSDESIDELFTIFDDVRMTAVNITDTILNFIGTRAVFYDMRDSLLFSLYRDSVEGARMQIFIPTIDQVLDQVCDLIVDVLRDQVVLRIFQACMEGLIWVLLDGGPSRAFLETDVDLMQQDLAMLKDLFIAEGQGLPLDVVEREAKQAQQILDLYMLKADIIIEMLINASDQMSHHLEVSSARRRHVHDAHTLLRVLCHKKDKIASTFLRIQYHLPRSSDYDDLPVKDVSSKVPMFSDMLKRGTSFNWSETGQQSFRVMKKKLQEATWQ; translated from the exons ATG ATTGGGTCGCCATCAGGGAActcttattttcttctttcaagGCCAGAACCATCTGATTCCCCTCCAAAGGAAGCAGCACCTAGCATTGGCTCCCAGGCACCTCAACAGGAGAACTCAAGTCCAGTAGGGCAACCAAGAGATTTTTTCAGAGATGCTATTAATACCTCAGGAATTGGCTATGGCACGAGAGATGATAATTTGGCAGATATTTCTCCTCAGCAAGTAAAGGAAGTGGATATTCTTTCTCTAGGTTTGCCTAGGTTAAGCACAG aactgtcTGATGATGATATGAGAGAAACAGCTTATGAGGTGCTTCTCGCTTCTCTATTTGTCAG CGGAAAAGTACACTTCTCTgaagagaaaagggaaaagaagaaCAAATTCTTGAAGGGTCTAAGGACAAAGACAGAAGTATCAAATTCAACACCTCAGGTGGAAGATGGCTATGCCCACATTCTTGATTTGATCCGAGTACAAATGGAG ATTTCAGAATCTATGGATGCATTGACTAAACGAGCTTTAAGGCATATTAATTTGAAGATGGTGAAAGGACAGCTTGATGTGCCTCGTATATCATTACAGCTCTTAAGTTCTGTTGGCAAACTTGATTTTCCAACCGAAAGATTGCGTGTACAGTGGCAGAAAAGACAG GCAACTGTTCTTGAAGAATTACTTCTGTCCTCAGCATCTCTTGAGTATGATATGAGTGAAACATTGCAGATAGTTCTCTCTAAGCTAAAAGATACAGAG GACTGGGTTGTGAGTGTTCCTGAGGGCCGCGTCGAGGTCTTGACTATCATTGAAAGATATAACTCAAAACTTTCTGCACTGACCAAGAAGTTCAACCTTAAAGAGGAGACCTACCATTGGACCCATAACTATCATGTCAACTTTAGGTTATATGAGAAGTTGCTTTGCAGTGTATTTGATATTCTCGAAGATGGACAACTTGTAGAG GAGGCTGATGAAATACTGGAAACAGCAAAGCTAACCTGGCCTATACTGGGCATTACTGAGAAGTTGCATGGCATCTTCTATGCTTGGGTCCTTTTCCAGAAG TTCGCTCAAACTGGGGAAACTCTTCTACTGAAACATGCAAGCCTCCAGATACAGAAACTTCTATTGCATCACGACATTGAAGAACTAGAGGTGTATACAAACAGCTTTATTTGTTCTGCCGATGCCTGTGGTGGTGACAGGGCTCTAAGTTTGGCTGACAGTGCCCTTCTTAAAATAAATTCCTGGTGCCGCAGACAACTAGAGAATTATCATGCACACTTTAGTAAG AAAAACTACTCGATCTTTGAGGCCACACTGAACTTGGCATTACTTTTGGTGAAAACCCCACCTGAGGATGATTGTGAAGAAGTCCTG CTCATTGAGAGCCCAGTTGGGAGTACACCAGAATCAAAATTGGTTCATTTACTCATTGTCAGATCCATTCACGCTGCATATAAGCAA GCCCTAATTTCATCAGACGGACGATCAGAAACTGAAATTAAGCATCCATTGACAATCCTTGCAAATGAGCTAAAGTTGGTGGCAGAGAAAGAGTGCAGTGCGTTCAGTCCAATACTTCACAAGTACTATCCTGAAGCTCAGGGAGTAGCTCTAATTTTCTTACACATGCTGTATGGAAAACAATTG GAACTATTCTTGGAAAGGACAGATCATTTGGAAAACTCAAAAGAGATACTGGCAGCATCGAATAATTTTGAGCTCTTTATAGCTGAGAAGCTTCGCTCAGTGTACGGGGAAGCAGGGTCTTCATTCTCCAACTATTTAAAGCCCTACATG ATAGGTTGCTTATCATCACCTCTTATTCTCCAATGGCTGCATGCTCAACATGAAAATGTCTTGGAGTGGACAAAACGTACTATTGGGATAGAG GACTGGACGCCTTTATCAGTTCATGAGAAACAAGCAACATCAGTGGTAGAAGTATTCCGGATTGTGGAAGAG AGTGTTGATCAGTTCTTTAATACGAGCCTACCTCTCGATATTGTCCACTTGCGAAGTCTACTTATCGGAATCACTAGCAGTCTTGAAGTCTATTTGCTTCACATGGAAAATCAACAAG TTTCTGGATCTACCCTGCTTCCTAGGGCTCCAGTCTTGACACGTTATGCAGAATCAATGAATCcatttgcaaaaagaaaacttATTGAACCTACAGTTCCTGAAGAAAAGGTGGCTACTAAATTGAACAATTTGACGGTGCCTAAATTATGTGTGAAGCTCAACACCCTTCAA TTCATCAGGGACCAACTTGATGCTATAGAAGAAGGCATCAAACGATCCTGGATCTCTGTCTTGTCAG CTACCAGATTGTTGGACTATTTGTCTTGCATTGCTAGTGGAAGACCTATTTCAGAAAACTCATCATCCTCTGATGAATCGATCGATGAGTTGTTCacaatttttgatgatgtgcgAATGACTGCTGTGAACATAACTGACACGATCTTGAACTTCATTG GAACAAGGGCTGTATTCTATGATATGCGGGACTCGCTTCTTTTCTCCTTGTACCGAGACAGCGTTGAAGGAGCACGCATGCAGATATTTATCCCTACAATTGATCAA GTTCTTGATCAAGTATGTGATTTGATTGTCGATGTTTTAAGAGACCAAGTTGTGCTCAGAATATTTCAAGCTTGCATG GAAGGACTCATTTGGGTCCTTCTGGATGGAGGCCCATCCCGTGCATTTTTGGAGACAGATGTGGACTTGATGCAACAAGATCTTGCTATGCTCAAG GATCTCTTTATAGCAGAAGGCCAAGGTTTACCACTAGATGTAGTTGAAAGGGAGGCTAAACAAGCTCAGCAGATATTGGACCTATATATGCTGAAG GCTGATATAATTATTGAAATGCTGATAAATGCAAGTGACCAAATGTCTCACCATCTTGAAGTTTCAAGTGCTCGAAGAAGACATGTACATGATGCACATACCCTTCTTCGAGTTTTGTGTCATAAGAAGGATAAAATTGCCTCTACGTTCTTGAGAATTCAATACCACCTTCCAAGGTCGTCAG ATTATGATGACCTTCCTGTGAAGGACGTGTCATCTAAAGTACCTATGTTTTCAGACATGCTTAAGAGAGGTACCTCATTCAATTGGTCAGAGACAGGGCAGCAAAGCTTTCGGGTTATGAAGAAGAAACTGCAAGAAGCTACTTGGCAGTAA